In one window of Shewanella goraebulensis DNA:
- a CDS encoding formate dehydrogenase subunit gamma, translated as MLNKQLNKSLRSLFALLVLVMGLGFSTTTLAADEQSSKQQAGKENPADLWRAVKAGDSGFTTAQGIEPGVLINVGGNEGRLIRDNYITPGVALALVGVFGAFLIFYFVNGPAKLSKGFSGKMVERWSKADIWLHWIMAIACLTLMLTGLVIILGKFAIQPYVSDSIWAGVIAFCKFVHDWVGPVFIVSWLLCIVKWMPLQTIKMYDIKWFLVVGGYINFGPFKGKHPDSGFANAGEKMWFWTLVLFGLFISVSGMMLVLPGLDLPREASMVALLVHGVSAAILIAFTIVHIWMATALSEGGMESMVSGYCDENWAIQHHNLWYDEIKANGTLKYQK; from the coding sequence ATGTTGAACAAACAGTTAAACAAATCACTGCGTAGCTTGTTTGCTCTGTTGGTTCTGGTGATGGGGTTAGGGTTTTCAACCACAACTTTAGCGGCAGATGAACAATCAAGTAAGCAGCAGGCAGGGAAAGAAAACCCGGCAGATTTATGGCGAGCAGTTAAGGCTGGAGACAGTGGTTTTACGACAGCTCAAGGTATTGAACCAGGTGTATTGATTAATGTTGGCGGCAACGAAGGTCGATTAATTAGGGATAACTACATTACTCCAGGAGTAGCACTTGCTCTGGTTGGTGTATTTGGTGCCTTTTTAATATTTTACTTTGTTAATGGCCCTGCAAAATTAAGCAAAGGCTTCTCTGGCAAGATGGTCGAGCGTTGGTCAAAAGCAGACATTTGGCTACATTGGATTATGGCCATTGCTTGTCTAACCTTAATGCTGACAGGCTTAGTGATCATACTGGGTAAATTTGCAATTCAACCGTACGTAAGCGACAGCATTTGGGCGGGAGTGATTGCCTTTTGTAAGTTTGTACATGATTGGGTTGGTCCGGTATTTATCGTATCTTGGTTACTGTGTATCGTTAAGTGGATGCCACTTCAAACCATTAAAATGTATGACATCAAATGGTTCTTAGTGGTGGGTGGTTACATCAACTTTGGTCCATTTAAAGGTAAGCACCCTGATAGCGGTTTTGCTAACGCGGGTGAAAAAATGTGGTTCTGGACATTAGTCTTGTTCGGTCTATTTATCAGTGTATCTGGCATGATGTTAGTGTTACCTGGTTTGGATTTACCACGTGAAGCCTCGATGGTTGCATTACTCGTTCACGGTGTGAGCGCTGCTATTTTGATTGCATTTACGATTGTGCACATCTGGATGGCAACGGCATTAAGTGAAGGCGGTATGGAATCTATGGTATCTGGGTATTGTGATGAAAACTGGGCAATCCAGCATCATAATCTTTGGTACGATGAAATCAAAGCCAATGGTACGTTGAAATACCAAAAGTAA
- a CDS encoding twin-arginine translocation signal domain-containing protein, with translation MKKQQPDLNRRSLLKAITVGSAATAAIAVSGVSVAQATESNVSSKNAKGYKETAHIRSYYDSLRG, from the coding sequence ATGAAGAAGCAACAGCCTGATCTGAACCGCAGATCTTTGCTGAAAGCCATCACCGTAGGTAGCGCTGCTACTGCAGCTATCGCTGTATCAGGTGTGAGTGTGGCTCAAGCAACCGAGAGTAACGTTAGCAGCAAAAATGCTAAAGGTTACAAAGAAACTGCGCATATTCGTAGCTACTACGATAGCTTACGCGGATAA
- a CDS encoding molybdopterin-dependent oxidoreductase yields the protein MKLTRKSTAAPKAATKSLGINRRQFMKNAGIATGGIAAASLMGTGMMRRAEAHDVPHDAPTEIKRTVCSACAVGCGLYAEVQNGVWTGQEPAFDHPFNAGGHCAKGAALREHGHGEKRLKYPMKLVDGKWKKLSWEQAYNEVGDKMLDIREESGPDSVYFMGSAKFSNEGCYMYRKFAAMWGTNNVDHSARICHSTTVAGVANTWGYGAQTNSFNDIQNANAIFFIGANPAEAHPVAMQHILIAKEKNNAKIIVVDPRFSRTAAHADLHCGLRPGTDIPFIYGMLWHIFENGWEDKTFIQERVFEMETIREEVKKFPPKEVADITGCSEEEVYQAAKMMADNRPGTVVWCMGGTQHHVGNANTRAYCILQLALGNMGVKGGGTNIFRGHDNVQGATDLGLLFDNLPGYYGLTSGAWDHWTNVWDLDRDWVSSRFDQNEYLGRVPMNTPGIPCSRWHDGVLETPEKLAQKDRVRMGFFWGQSVNTETRQDDVREALDKMDTVVVVDPFPTMAGVMHRRQNGVYLLPACTQFETEGSVSNSGRSQQWREKIVEPLFESKTDLEIMYRLSQKLGFADEYTKRIAKDANDVLVIEDITREINRGMWTIGMSGQSPERIKEHTQNWGTFSNKTLEAAGGPAKGETYGLPWPCWGTPEQKHPGTQILYNTHKHVLDGGGNFRARYGIEYKGKNLLAEGSFSKGAEITDGYPEFTADMLKQLGWFDELTAEEKVHAEGKNWKTDISGGIQRVAMKHGCIPYGNAKARCIVWTFPDEVPVHREPLYTPRRDLVSKYPTYADMQVHRLPTLYKSIQDNDNSAKYPLALTSGRLVEYEGGGEESRSNPWLAELQQEMFVEINPADAADRGLRDGDTVWLEGAEGGRIKIKAMVTPRVKPGVTWMPYHFAGEMHGESLAPNYPEGTVPYVLGESANTALTYGYDPVTQMQETKASLCQIEKA from the coding sequence ATGAAGTTAACTCGCAAGTCTACCGCAGCTCCTAAAGCTGCTACCAAGTCGCTCGGTATCAACCGTCGTCAATTTATGAAGAATGCAGGTATTGCAACTGGTGGTATCGCCGCTGCTTCATTAATGGGCACAGGTATGATGCGTAGAGCTGAAGCTCATGATGTACCGCATGATGCACCTACTGAAATCAAACGCACTGTATGTTCTGCATGTGCTGTTGGTTGTGGTTTATACGCAGAAGTACAAAATGGTGTTTGGACTGGTCAAGAACCAGCTTTCGATCACCCATTTAATGCTGGTGGCCACTGTGCTAAAGGTGCTGCATTACGTGAACATGGTCACGGTGAAAAGCGTCTTAAGTACCCAATGAAACTTGTTGATGGCAAGTGGAAAAAATTATCTTGGGAACAAGCTTACAACGAAGTCGGCGACAAAATGCTTGATATTCGTGAAGAGTCAGGTCCTGATTCAGTTTACTTTATGGGTAGTGCTAAGTTCTCGAACGAAGGCTGCTACATGTATCGTAAATTTGCGGCAATGTGGGGCACGAACAACGTCGATCACTCTGCACGTATTTGTCACTCTACCACGGTAGCTGGTGTTGCTAACACTTGGGGCTACGGTGCGCAAACTAACTCTTTCAATGATATCCAGAATGCAAATGCAATCTTCTTCATCGGTGCAAACCCGGCTGAAGCGCATCCAGTTGCAATGCAGCATATCTTAATCGCGAAAGAGAAAAACAACGCTAAGATTATCGTTGTTGACCCTCGTTTCTCTCGTACTGCAGCGCACGCTGACCTACATTGTGGTCTTCGTCCTGGTACTGATATTCCATTCATCTACGGTATGCTTTGGCACATCTTCGAAAATGGTTGGGAAGACAAAACGTTCATCCAAGAACGTGTTTTCGAAATGGAAACAATTCGCGAAGAAGTGAAAAAGTTCCCACCGAAAGAAGTTGCTGACATCACTGGTTGTAGCGAAGAAGAAGTTTACCAAGCTGCGAAAATGATGGCAGATAACCGTCCAGGTACTGTTGTTTGGTGTATGGGTGGTACTCAGCATCACGTCGGTAATGCGAACACTCGTGCTTACTGTATCCTTCAATTAGCACTAGGTAACATGGGTGTTAAAGGCGGCGGAACAAATATTTTCCGTGGTCATGATAACGTTCAAGGCGCAACTGACTTAGGTTTGTTATTCGATAACTTACCTGGTTACTACGGCCTGACTTCTGGCGCATGGGATCACTGGACAAACGTTTGGGACCTAGATAGAGATTGGGTTTCTAGCCGTTTTGACCAAAATGAATACCTTGGCCGTGTTCCAATGAACACTCCGGGTATCCCTTGTTCTCGCTGGCATGATGGTGTTTTAGAAACGCCTGAAAAATTAGCTCAAAAAGACCGTGTACGTATGGGCTTCTTCTGGGGTCAATCAGTTAACACTGAAACTCGTCAAGATGATGTTCGTGAAGCACTAGACAAGATGGACACAGTAGTTGTTGTGGATCCTTTCCCAACAATGGCTGGTGTTATGCACCGTCGTCAAAACGGCGTGTACTTGCTACCAGCTTGTACTCAGTTTGAAACTGAAGGTTCAGTATCTAACTCTGGTCGTTCACAACAATGGCGTGAAAAGATTGTTGAGCCATTATTTGAATCAAAAACTGACCTTGAGATTATGTATCGTCTATCTCAAAAGCTTGGTTTTGCTGATGAGTACACTAAGCGTATCGCTAAAGATGCAAATGATGTACTAGTCATTGAAGACATTACTCGCGAAATTAACCGCGGTATGTGGACTATTGGTATGTCAGGTCAAAGCCCTGAGCGTATCAAAGAACACACTCAAAACTGGGGCACGTTCAGCAACAAGACTCTTGAAGCTGCTGGCGGACCTGCTAAAGGCGAAACTTACGGTTTACCTTGGCCTTGTTGGGGTACTCCAGAGCAGAAGCATCCAGGTACTCAAATTCTTTACAATACGCACAAGCACGTGCTTGACGGCGGCGGTAACTTCCGTGCCCGTTACGGTATTGAATACAAAGGTAAAAACTTGTTAGCGGAAGGCAGCTTCTCTAAAGGCGCTGAAATCACTGACGGTTACCCAGAGTTCACTGCAGACATGCTTAAACAGCTTGGCTGGTTTGACGAACTGACTGCTGAAGAAAAAGTTCACGCAGAAGGTAAAAACTGGAAAACTGATATCTCTGGTGGTATCCAACGCGTTGCAATGAAGCACGGCTGTATCCCTTACGGTAATGCTAAAGCTCGTTGTATTGTATGGACATTCCCTGATGAAGTACCTGTTCACCGTGAGCCGTTATACACGCCTCGTCGTGACTTAGTATCTAAGTACCCAACGTACGCTGATATGCAAGTACATCGTTTACCAACACTGTACAAGTCAATTCAAGACAATGACAACTCTGCTAAGTACCCACTTGCATTAACGTCAGGCCGTCTGGTTGAGTACGAAGGTGGTGGTGAAGAGTCTCGTTCTAACCCTTGGTTAGCAGAACTTCAACAAGAAATGTTTGTTGAAATTAACCCTGCAGATGCAGCTGATCGTGGTCTACGTGATGGCGATACAGTTTGGTTAGAAGGTGCTGAAGGCGGACGCATCAAGATTAAAGCAATGGTCACTCCACGCGTTAAGCCTGGTGTAACTTGGATGCCATACCACTTCGCGGGTGAAATGCACGGCGAAAGCCTTGCACCTAACTATCCAGAAGGCACTGTACCTTACGTATTAGGTGAATCAGCTAACACTGCACTGACCTATGGTTATGACCCTGTAACACAAATGCAGGAAACCAAAGCGTCGCTTTGTCAAATTGAAAAAGCGTAA
- the fdh3B gene encoding formate dehydrogenase FDH3 subunit beta, translated as MATMKFLCDTKRCIECNGCVTACKNENDSALEWGIQRRRVVTINDGVKGEASISVACMHCSDAPCMAVCPADCFYKTEDGIVLHDKDTCIGCGYCLYACPFGAPQFPQSGAFGSRGKMDKCTFCAGGPEEDHSHAEREKYGANRVAEGKLPMCAELCATKSLLAGDAEIVSAIFRERVAYRGANKGVWG; from the coding sequence ATGGCTACAATGAAATTTTTATGTGATACCAAGCGCTGCATTGAATGTAATGGTTGTGTCACAGCTTGTAAAAACGAAAACGACTCTGCTCTAGAGTGGGGTATTCAACGTCGTCGCGTAGTAACCATCAATGATGGTGTTAAAGGCGAAGCGTCTATCTCTGTTGCTTGTATGCACTGTAGTGATGCACCTTGTATGGCTGTATGTCCTGCAGATTGTTTCTACAAAACAGAAGACGGTATCGTTCTTCACGACAAAGATACTTGTATCGGTTGTGGTTACTGTTTATATGCATGTCCGTTCGGAGCTCCTCAGTTCCCTCAGTCTGGTGCTTTTGGTAGCCGTGGCAAAATGGACAAGTGTACTTTCTGTGCCGGTGGCCCTGAAGAAGATCATTCACACGCTGAGCGTGAGAAGTACGGTGCAAACCGTGTCGCTGAAGGTAAGCTTCCAATGTGTGCTGAGCTTTGTGCAACTAAGTCGCTACTTGCTGGTGATGCAGAAATCGTTTCTGCCATCTTCCGTGAGCGTGTTGCTTATCGCGGTGCTAACAAAGGTGTTTGGGGTTAA
- a CDS encoding formate dehydrogenase subunit gamma yields MNKWFKQIGVVIALMFSVMTFAHASGSGEESLTVQDGNAQLWAQLKDGVEGRTTSTSEFHAQPINTYDLRVFELRSDLLAPALMAALFGMIIIFLLFIKINGISKLHGGFTGKMVYRWSKFDVSIHWLGAIPCLLLILTGLVLLAGRFFFQPYIGEGMWAGMVNASKVIHDYMAIPFMLGWALMVVLWAKNQMPKMYDIKWMMVVGGYINFGPFKGKHPDAGFANAGEKLWFWAFALFGLFISVSGMLLLFPNLFEPSRNLSLLALIVHSVSAIVICAFSIVHIFMATAMSEGGMDCMVSGYCDEQWAKQHHNLWYDEIKEKGELKYKD; encoded by the coding sequence ATGAACAAGTGGTTCAAACAAATTGGCGTTGTTATCGCACTGATGTTCAGTGTTATGACATTCGCACACGCTAGTGGAAGTGGTGAAGAATCTCTTACCGTTCAAGATGGCAATGCGCAATTATGGGCACAGCTTAAAGACGGTGTAGAGGGACGTACCACATCTACCAGTGAGTTCCATGCACAACCAATCAATACTTATGATTTACGTGTATTCGAACTTCGTAGTGACTTATTAGCGCCAGCTTTAATGGCTGCGTTATTTGGCATGATCATCATCTTCTTACTGTTTATTAAAATAAACGGTATTTCAAAATTACACGGTGGTTTCACCGGTAAGATGGTGTATCGCTGGTCTAAATTTGATGTATCAATTCACTGGTTAGGTGCGATTCCTTGCTTGTTATTGATTCTGACAGGTTTAGTACTACTTGCTGGTCGTTTCTTCTTCCAACCGTATATCGGTGAAGGAATGTGGGCTGGTATGGTAAATGCTTCTAAAGTTATCCATGATTATATGGCTATCCCATTCATGTTGGGTTGGGCGTTAATGGTAGTACTTTGGGCTAAAAACCAAATGCCAAAAATGTACGACATTAAATGGATGATGGTTGTTGGTGGTTACATTAACTTCGGTCCATTTAAAGGTAAGCACCCTGACGCTGGCTTTGCTAACGCAGGTGAAAAACTATGGTTCTGGGCTTTCGCTCTATTCGGTCTATTCATCTCAGTATCAGGAATGTTATTACTATTCCCGAACTTATTTGAACCAAGCCGTAACCTAAGCTTACTTGCTCTTATTGTTCACTCAGTAAGTGCTATCGTTATCTGTGCTTTCTCTATCGTACATATCTTCATGGCAACAGCTATGTCAGAAGGTGGTATGGATTGTATGGTGTCTGGCTACTGTGATGAGCAGTGGGCTAAGCAGCATCACAACCTTTGGTATGACGAAATCAAAGAAAAAGGCGAGCTTAAATATAAAGACTAA
- a CDS encoding coproporphyrinogen III oxidase family protein, which translates to MSSIIKPSDKIIQSPYEANITTPDWMISGMEKVMQFYVDRNLRLDTVSAEMMPKPVEGKKYMLYAHVPFCHTLCSYCTFHRFLFKEEKARRYFVSLRKEMDMVKNLGYDFESMYIGGGTTTVLEDELARTIEHAKTLFPNIKEVSCESDPQHLDSDGFKQLKGLVDRMSIGVQSFNDDILTMTDRIEKFGNGQQTFDRIMAAKELFPIINVDLIFGFRGQTDEIIQHDLDMASKLDPRQITTYPLMITHQTRKSVKGKLAAPHGDMARQYRQILNSLNGQYTQLSGWAFGKANNEGFDEYVIDFDEYLGVGSGSFSFLDDTLYVNTFSLKKYQQRIENGLMGVEQQKQYGKKEVMQYRFLLGMFSGRLSRKYFRDTFGVNLDTALFKEMASMKLMGAIKNDPNDPDKIIWTDNGKMMGLLMMKEFYSGMDNVRAQLRKPLTPEDM; encoded by the coding sequence ATGTCATCGATAATTAAGCCATCAGATAAAATTATCCAATCGCCTTATGAAGCGAATATTACCACCCCAGATTGGATGATTAGCGGGATGGAAAAAGTGATGCAGTTTTATGTTGATCGTAACTTACGATTAGATACTGTTTCAGCTGAAATGATGCCAAAGCCTGTTGAAGGTAAAAAGTACATGCTATATGCGCATGTGCCTTTTTGTCATACCTTATGTTCATATTGTACTTTCCATCGCTTCCTATTTAAGGAAGAAAAAGCGCGTCGCTATTTTGTTTCGCTGCGTAAAGAAATGGATATGGTTAAAAATTTAGGTTACGACTTCGAATCTATGTACATTGGTGGCGGGACGACTACGGTACTCGAAGACGAACTAGCGCGCACAATTGAACATGCTAAAACTTTATTCCCAAATATTAAAGAAGTGTCGTGTGAATCTGATCCACAACACTTAGATAGCGATGGCTTTAAGCAATTAAAAGGCTTAGTGGATCGTATGTCTATCGGTGTTCAAAGTTTTAATGATGACATTTTGACCATGACAGACCGAATTGAGAAGTTTGGTAATGGCCAGCAAACTTTTGACCGCATCATGGCGGCAAAAGAGTTATTCCCAATTATTAATGTTGATTTGATTTTCGGTTTCCGTGGTCAAACAGATGAGATTATTCAACATGATTTGGATATGGCATCAAAATTAGACCCACGCCAAATCACCACTTATCCATTAATGATTACCCACCAAACTCGTAAGAGTGTTAAGGGGAAATTGGCTGCGCCGCACGGTGATATGGCCCGTCAGTATCGTCAGATTTTGAATAGCTTAAATGGTCAATACACGCAGCTTTCAGGTTGGGCATTTGGTAAAGCCAATAATGAAGGCTTCGACGAATACGTTATCGATTTCGATGAGTATTTAGGTGTCGGTTCTGGTTCATTCAGCTTTTTGGATGACACCTTGTACGTAAATACCTTCTCGCTCAAAAAATACCAACAGCGTATTGAAAACGGTTTGATGGGGGTTGAGCAACAAAAGCAATATGGCAAAAAAGAAGTTATGCAATACCGCTTCTTGTTAGGCATGTTCTCTGGTCGCCTTTCTCGCAAATACTTCCGCGATACGTTCGGTGTAAACTTAGATACTGCGTTATTTAAAGAAATGGCATCAATGAAATTAATGGGCGCCATTAAAAATGACCCGAATGACCCTGATAAAATTATTTGGACCGATAACGGTAAAATGATGGGCTTATTGATGATGAAAGAATTCTACTCAGGTATGGATAACGTGCGCGCACAACTGCGTAAGCCACTGACACCTGAAGATATGTAA
- a CDS encoding PfkB family carbohydrate kinase: MANILLLANINCDRLLELDKPLQTGGRFHYQDGGLRLGGGGANTGIGLVWAGHSVSLVSQVGNDKIGNWILAQASTQGLDCRLVERFQGNTCEMLLVMTPDGERTIIRPERPIFELSSPPKWQQFDALYSNSSAKGISRWTESALDSCLVVSQLAKDERVRPCHILIASITDMEGRCNGDKWGFAASIAGESLRYFVVTDGENGAIAYSEHEQVHVPAVLSEVVDTTGAGDAYAAGLIHYLCEQKTIGEAMEEGARWAAFAVATPSSVPGDGLKTYLET, encoded by the coding sequence ATGGCCAACATTTTACTGCTTGCCAATATTAATTGTGACCGACTACTTGAACTTGATAAACCCCTGCAAACAGGTGGACGCTTCCATTATCAAGACGGAGGCTTAAGGTTAGGTGGTGGCGGAGCTAATACAGGTATTGGCCTTGTGTGGGCTGGTCATTCTGTTTCGTTAGTAAGCCAAGTGGGAAATGATAAAATTGGCAACTGGATTTTAGCTCAAGCAAGCACCCAAGGTTTAGATTGTCGCTTAGTAGAACGCTTTCAAGGTAATACCTGTGAAATGTTATTGGTAATGACACCTGATGGCGAACGCACGATAATCCGTCCTGAAAGACCTATTTTTGAGCTATCTTCGCCGCCAAAGTGGCAACAATTTGATGCTTTATACTCTAACTCTTCAGCTAAAGGTATTAGTCGCTGGACAGAGTCTGCACTGGATTCTTGCTTGGTTGTATCTCAATTAGCTAAAGACGAGCGAGTGCGTCCGTGTCATATTTTGATTGCTTCAATCACTGATATGGAAGGGCGTTGTAATGGTGATAAGTGGGGCTTTGCTGCAAGCATTGCTGGTGAGTCTTTACGTTACTTTGTGGTCACAGATGGTGAGAATGGAGCCATTGCCTACAGTGAGCATGAACAAGTTCATGTGCCTGCGGTTTTATCAGAGGTGGTGGATACTACAGGTGCTGGTGATGCCTATGCCGCAGGCTTGATTCATTACCTGTGTGAGCAAAAAACCATTGGTGAAGCAATGGAAGAAGGGGCGAGATGGGCTGCATTTGCTGTTGCTACACCAAGTTCTGTACCAGGAGATGGCTTAAAAACCTACCTAGAAACATAG